The proteins below are encoded in one region of Belonocnema kinseyi isolate 2016_QV_RU_SX_M_011 chromosome 1, B_treatae_v1, whole genome shotgun sequence:
- the LOC117177247 gene encoding uncharacterized protein LOC117177247 has translation MIFDECLKLISSIEKALILLLSSSRSVQLAKKASGLQKKRKNINDRVKWIDVDKAFDSRVKTSIVVNLVHKDVLTFLDDAKHSLFYMWAEPCYRPNLVSSYQQYKDELNFSGIKLPVRLKDVANFEKKNNISVNVHGLIKKGQRFSLVRLHLTSEVKDTHVHLLRVEKEYVNEDSSDEEGNNGPESRTQSYNVHYLRIKDLSRLVSRQLSYNDSLTFYKSCPDGVEPAKWFSLELLLIANSCEIILASPVLMQKLTSEQKEAFVEATICHICQKALHLPMKKVSDHCHLTEKYLGPAYQHCNLAYQDSNTIPLVKVLALNKEKYISLTKYVQGTQIKFRFIDSFRFMASSLEKLASYLTEYKIISEIFSGIESEKVERLTRKGVFPYEYLDSRARLRENQLSPKEKFYSTLNDTSISDEDYKHAKKVWCALSVKTIGEYVRLYMKTDVFENFREQCLVFYGLDPANYYTAPGYTWDTILKYTGVRLELLPDVDMLLIVENSKKGGVSQCANRYAIAINKYTIVFNESREVINIVYFDANDLYGWAMGHPLPYGSFEWVTNLENFDFNVPDDSPIGYILEVDLCYPPELHKEHSDLPFCPEPSEPPGFSQEKLLTTLLLKQKYVIYYRALKHAVANSLVLIKIHRVLKFNQSTWLKSYIDFKTEKRALAQIYKMYKLMNNAVYGKTMENVRKHVNLKVSSTLIQYSLVVDTTELIQHCNELI, from the exons ATGATCTTCGACGAGTGTTTAAAACTTATCTCTAGTATCGAGAAAGCACTAATCCTGCTTTTATCATCGTCAAGAAGTGTGCAA CTCGCTAAGAAAGCAAGCGGACTTCAGAAGAAACGCAAGAACATTAACGATCGAGTGAAGTGGATTGACGTCGACAAAGCATTCGATAGCCGAGTAAAAACATCCATTGTCGTCAACCTGGTTCACAAGGATGTTCTTACCTTCTTAGATGACGCCAAGCATTCTTTGTTCTACATGTGGGCCGAACCTTGC TATAGACCGAACCTTGTGTCCAGTTACCAGCAGTACAAGGATGAATTAAACTTTTCTGGAATAAAATTGCCAGTTAGATTAAAGGatgttgcaaattttgaaaagaaaaacaatatctcAGTCAACGTGCACGGTTTAATAAAGAAGGGACAGAGGTTTTCGTTAGTTCGTCTCCATCTTACTTCAGAGGTGAAGGATACTCATGTGCATCTCCTCCGAGTTGAAAAGGAATACGTGAACGAAGACAGCAGCGATGAAGAAGGTAACAATGGACCGGAAAGCAGAACCCAATCTTACAACGTCCACTATTTGAGGATAAAAGATCTTTCGCGGCTTGTTAGCCGTCAACTATC CTACAATGATTCACTAACATTCTACAAGTCCTGTCCTGACGGTGTGGAACCAGCAAAGTGGTTTTCTCTAGAGTTGCTGCTAATTGCAAATAGCTGTGAGATAATACTGGCATCTCCAGTTCTAATGCAGAAACTAACATCGGAGCAAAAGGAAGCTTTCGTTGAAGCCACTATTTGCCACATTTGTCAGAAGGCTCTACATCTACCCATGAAGAAGGTCAGCGATCACTGTCACCTCACTGAAAAATATCTTGGTCCCGCGTATCAACACTGTAATCTAGCTTATCAAGACTCCAACACCATACCATTGGTAAAAGTTTTggcattaaataaagaaaaatatatctctttaacaaaatatgtacagGGTACACAGATAAAATTCCGATTCATTGACTCATTCAGATTCATGGCATCGTCCTTAGAAAAGTTAGCATCGTATCTCactgaatataaaattataagtgaaattttttctggaattgaGAGTGAAAAAGTTGAACGTCTAACGAGGAAAGGTGTTTTCCCCTATGAATACCTAGATTCGAGGGCGAGACTAAGAGAAAATCAACTTTCACCAAAAGAAAAGTTTTATAGTACCCTTAATGACACATCAATATCTGACGAGGATTATAAACATGCAAAAAAGGTATGGTGTGCATTAAGTGTTAAGACTATTGGCGAATACGTGAGACTATACATGAAAACTGATGTGTTTGAAAACTTCAGAGAACAGTGTCTCGTGTTCTACGGTCTTGATCCAGCAAATTACTATACGGCACCTGGCTACACATGGGACACCATACTGAAATATACAGGGGTAAGATTGGAACTCCTCCCTGACGTTGATATGCTATTAATTGTTGAGAATAGTAAGAAGGGTGGAGTGAGCCAATGCGCCAACCGATACGCCATTGCTATCAACAAATACACAATAGTTTTCAATGAAAGTAGGGAGGTCATCAATATTGTATATTTTGATGCAAACGACCTTTATGGTTGGGCAATGGGACATCCCCTTCCTTATGGTAGTTTCGAGTGGgtaacaaatttggaaaattttgattttaatgttCCAGATGATTCACCCATTGGTTACATTCTAGAAGTTGATTTGTGCTACCCACCGGAGCTTCATAAGGAGCATAGTGATTTACCGTTCTGTCCAGAACCCTCAGAACCGCCAGGTTTCAGCCAGGAGAAGCTTCTAACTACTCTCCTACTGAAACAGAAGTATGTTATTTATTACCGAGCTCTCAAACATGCTGTTGCGAATAGTCTTGTATTAATCAAAATCCACAGAGTACTTAAATTTAATCAGTCGACATGGCTAAAAAGTTACATAGATTTCAAGACGGAAAAGAGAGCACTAGctcaaatttacaaaatgtaCAAATTGATGAATAATGCAGTGTATGGTAAGACAATGGAAAACGTACGAAAGCATGTGAAC CTCAAAGTTAGCTCAACGTTGATCCAATATTCACTCGTCGTTGATACAACAGAGTTGATTCAACATTGCAATGAGTTGATTTAA